A stretch of Chroogloeocystis siderophila 5.2 s.c.1 DNA encodes these proteins:
- the mfd gene encoding transcription-repair coupling factor, with product MAFFSIVRALGRSPLTTEILAKLDRQRVCRLNGIPRLPKGLVASALAQEARSHLLVVCPTLEEAGRWTAQLEAMGWQTTHFYPTSEASPYEPFDPETEMTWGQMQVLADLVKNRGDANLPKMAIIATQAALQPHLPPLEAFQPYCLNVTPGMELDLDAFGDKLVQLGYERVPLVETEGQWSRRGDIVDVFPVACELPVRLEWFGDEIEQIREFDLATQRSRSTNGSALDKIDSLVLTPTTFAPIIVSALADKTQQIKTYLSLEEQEQFETNHTLEGSRRFLGLAFDRPASLLDYLPKNTLIAIDEIEQCQAHSDRWVENAQEQHAALSHLPRTHRAFEDSLRTASDFRQLHLSELVIEENSAPTAINLASRPVPVTPHQFGKIAETIRNERDRGFSVWLVSAQPSRSVSLLQEHDCPAQFIPNPRDFQAIDKLQISHTPVALKYSGLAELEGFILPTFRLAVVTDREFFGQHTLATPSYVRKRRQAASKQVDLNKLRPGDYVVHRNHGVGKFLKLESLTLNNETREYIVIQYADGLLRVAADQLGSLSRFRSTTESPPELNKMTGKAWANTKNRVRKAIKKLAVDLLKLYAARSQQQGFSYPPDQPWQEELEDSFPYQPTTDQLKAVQDVKRDMESDRPMDRLVCGDVGFGKTEVAIRAIFKAVTAGKQVALLAPTTILTQQHYHTLKERFAPYPIQVGLLNRFRTAEERRDIQRRLTTGELDVVVGTHQLLSKGVSFRDLGLLVVDEEQRFGVNQKEKIKSLKTQVDVLTLSATPIPRTLYMSLSGIREMSLITTPPPTRRPIKTHLAPYDSESVRSAIRQELDRGGQVFYVVPRVDGIEETAAKLREMIPGGRIAIAHGQMDEGELESTMLTFSNGEADILVCTTIIESGLDIPRVNTILIEDAHRFGLSQLYQLRGRVGRAGIQAHAWLFYPKQRALSDAARQRLRAIQEFTQLGSGYQLAMRDMEIRGVGNLLGAEQSGQMDAIGFDLYMEMLEEAIREIRGQEIPSVDDTQIDLNLTAFIPGDYITDMDQKMSAYRAVAAARTKEELVQIAAEWSDRYGTIPSGANQLLRVMELKQVAKSLGFSRIKPEGKQHIILETPMEEPAWNLLAANLPEHLRSRFVYSPGKVTVRGLGVLSATQQLENLIDFLSKMQGALPEPVLT from the coding sequence ATGGCATTTTTTTCCATTGTTCGTGCATTGGGGCGATCGCCGCTCACAACAGAAATTTTAGCTAAACTTGATCGGCAGCGCGTCTGTCGTTTAAACGGCATTCCTCGCCTTCCTAAAGGATTGGTGGCTTCAGCTTTGGCACAAGAGGCGCGATCGCATCTTTTGGTTGTCTGTCCCACCCTAGAAGAAGCCGGACGCTGGACAGCACAACTAGAAGCAATGGGCTGGCAAACAACGCATTTCTACCCTACTTCTGAAGCGTCTCCCTACGAACCTTTTGACCCTGAAACGGAGATGACGTGGGGACAAATGCAGGTTTTAGCAGATTTGGTAAAGAATCGGGGCGATGCTAACCTTCCAAAAATGGCAATCATCGCAACGCAGGCGGCGTTACAACCACATTTACCCCCTTTGGAGGCGTTTCAGCCGTATTGCTTGAATGTTACGCCAGGGATGGAGTTAGATTTAGATGCTTTTGGTGACAAGCTAGTACAATTAGGTTATGAACGCGTACCGCTCGTAGAAACTGAAGGACAATGGAGTCGGCGCGGAGATATTGTCGATGTGTTTCCGGTGGCTTGCGAGTTACCCGTACGTTTAGAGTGGTTCGGGGATGAAATTGAACAAATTCGCGAGTTTGACCTTGCAACACAGCGATCGCGCAGTACTAACGGTAGCGCATTAGATAAAATCGATTCTCTGGTACTCACTCCCACAACTTTTGCGCCGATCATCGTTTCCGCATTAGCTGACAAGACGCAACAAATCAAGACCTACTTATCACTAGAAGAACAAGAACAATTTGAAACAAATCACACATTAGAAGGTAGCCGTCGTTTCTTAGGTTTAGCTTTTGATCGCCCCGCATCTTTACTCGATTACTTGCCCAAAAATACGCTAATTGCAATAGATGAAATTGAACAATGTCAAGCACATAGCGATCGCTGGGTAGAAAATGCCCAAGAACAGCACGCCGCACTCAGTCATCTACCACGTACCCATCGTGCTTTTGAGGACTCTCTAAGAACCGCCAGTGATTTTCGCCAACTCCATCTATCAGAACTTGTTATAGAAGAAAATTCCGCACCTACAGCTATCAATCTTGCGAGTCGTCCTGTACCCGTGACACCACATCAATTTGGCAAGATTGCGGAAACGATTCGTAATGAACGCGATCGCGGTTTTTCGGTATGGTTAGTTTCGGCGCAGCCTTCCAGATCGGTTTCCCTGTTACAAGAACACGATTGTCCTGCACAATTTATTCCTAACCCCCGCGACTTTCAAGCGATCGACAAGCTACAAATATCACACACGCCAGTTGCTTTGAAGTATTCGGGTTTAGCAGAACTCGAAGGCTTTATCTTACCAACGTTCCGCCTTGCAGTCGTTACAGATCGCGAGTTTTTCGGTCAGCATACTTTAGCAACACCAAGTTATGTTCGCAAGCGCCGTCAAGCTGCATCGAAGCAAGTTGATTTAAACAAGCTGCGTCCTGGCGATTATGTTGTGCATCGCAACCATGGTGTAGGAAAGTTTCTCAAACTCGAAAGCTTAACGCTAAATAACGAAACCCGCGAATATATCGTTATTCAATACGCAGATGGTTTATTGCGCGTCGCCGCCGATCAACTCGGATCATTATCGCGATTTCGCAGTACAACTGAGTCGCCCCCAGAATTAAACAAGATGACGGGGAAAGCGTGGGCGAATACCAAAAACCGCGTGCGCAAAGCAATTAAGAAATTAGCGGTAGATTTGTTGAAATTATACGCAGCGCGATCGCAACAACAAGGCTTTAGCTATCCTCCCGATCAACCTTGGCAAGAAGAACTTGAAGACTCATTTCCGTACCAACCGACAACAGATCAGCTAAAAGCGGTACAAGACGTTAAACGCGATATGGAAAGCGATCGCCCGATGGATCGTCTGGTATGTGGTGATGTTGGTTTTGGGAAAACTGAAGTAGCGATCCGCGCCATCTTTAAAGCGGTGACTGCAGGTAAACAAGTCGCGCTTCTTGCTCCGACAACAATTCTTACTCAACAACACTACCACACCCTCAAAGAACGTTTTGCACCTTACCCAATTCAAGTTGGTTTACTCAACCGCTTCCGCACTGCTGAAGAACGTCGCGATATTCAACGCCGCCTCACTACAGGTGAATTAGATGTCGTTGTTGGTACGCATCAGCTACTCAGTAAGGGTGTAAGTTTCCGCGATTTAGGTTTATTAGTGGTAGACGAAGAACAGCGGTTTGGTGTGAATCAAAAAGAGAAAATTAAATCTCTGAAAACGCAAGTTGATGTGTTAACTCTCAGCGCAACTCCAATTCCGCGCACTTTATATATGTCGCTGTCGGGAATTCGCGAGATGAGTTTAATTACAACACCGCCTCCAACGCGTCGCCCAATTAAAACGCATTTAGCACCGTATGATTCGGAATCGGTACGCAGTGCAATTCGCCAAGAACTCGATCGCGGTGGACAAGTGTTTTATGTTGTCCCGCGTGTTGATGGTATTGAAGAAACAGCGGCAAAACTGCGGGAAATGATCCCAGGGGGAAGAATTGCGATCGCCCACGGACAAATGGATGAAGGCGAACTTGAATCGACGATGCTCACGTTTAGCAACGGTGAAGCCGATATTTTAGTTTGTACCACAATTATTGAATCGGGATTAGATATTCCTAGAGTCAACACGATTTTGATTGAAGATGCCCACCGTTTTGGCTTATCGCAACTTTATCAGCTACGCGGTCGTGTTGGTCGTGCGGGGATACAAGCTCATGCTTGGTTATTTTACCCCAAACAACGCGCCTTATCCGATGCAGCACGGCAACGTTTACGCGCGATTCAAGAATTTACGCAACTCGGTTCGGGTTATCAACTGGCAATGCGCGATATGGAAATTCGCGGTGTCGGTAATTTACTCGGTGCGGAACAATCCGGTCAAATGGATGCGATCGGTTTTGATTTATACATGGAAATGCTTGAAGAAGCAATCCGTGAAATTCGCGGGCAAGAAATTCCGAGTGTCGATGATACGCAAATTGACCTCAACCTCACCGCATTTATTCCTGGGGATTATATCACAGATATGGATCAAAAGATGAGTGCCTATCGTGCTGTCGCCGCCGCAAGAACGAAAGAAGAATTAGTACAAATAGCCGCCGAGTGGAGCGATCGCTACGGTACGATTCCTAGTGGTGCAAATCAACTTTTGCGCGTAATGGAACTCAAACAGGTCGCTAAATCTCTGGGATTCAGCCGCATTAAACCGGAAGGAAAGCAACACATCATTTTAGAAACTCCGATGGAAGAACCCGCGTGGAACTTACTTGCAGCAAATTTACCCGAACACTTGCGATCGCGCTTTGTCTATTCGCCTGGTAAAGTTACAGTACGCGGTTTAGGTGTTCTTAGCGCGACTCAACAACTTGAAAACCTGATTGACTTTTTAAGCAAAATGCAAGGCGCACTCCCAGAACCTGTTCTTACTTAG
- a CDS encoding NgoPII family restriction endonuclease, giving the protein MGNLLQAIYTATHNSIADVASFYRSKNKINAVGDALEYFIKDIFANTLTETDEKTFSYFGNANNPPDLMLINGGDAIEVKKIESENGQIALNSSYPSAKLFADSPMITSTCRNCENWYERDLIYTIGSIKNNKLSLLWFVYGDCYAASREVYERIRTTIADGVISIPGVDFSKTKELGRANKVDPLGITHLRIRGMWTIEHPNKAYRYLDIDYQANKTLRLFALIREAKYYSFPSEDIARLESSVNSNLSIRNVQLKLPDNPVKQVSAKLISYQI; this is encoded by the coding sequence ATGGGTAATTTACTTCAAGCCATTTATACAGCTACTCATAATTCAATTGCTGACGTAGCAAGCTTTTATCGTAGCAAAAATAAAATTAATGCTGTTGGTGATGCTTTAGAGTACTTTATAAAAGACATTTTCGCTAATACATTAACTGAAACAGATGAAAAAACATTCTCATATTTTGGTAATGCTAACAATCCTCCTGATTTAATGTTGATTAATGGAGGCGATGCAATAGAGGTTAAAAAAATTGAGTCTGAGAACGGTCAAATTGCCTTAAATAGTTCTTATCCTTCAGCCAAACTGTTTGCTGATAGCCCAATGATTACATCTACTTGCCGTAATTGTGAAAATTGGTACGAACGAGATTTAATATATACTATTGGTTCAATCAAAAACAATAAGCTATCGCTACTTTGGTTCGTTTATGGTGATTGTTATGCAGCAAGTAGAGAAGTTTATGAAAGAATTAGAACTACTATAGCTGATGGAGTTATTTCAATCCCAGGAGTTGATTTTAGCAAAACAAAAGAATTAGGTCGAGCTAATAAGGTAGATCCACTAGGTATTACCCACTTAAGAATAAGAGGTATGTGGACTATAGAACATCCAAATAAGGCTTATCGTTATCTTGATATTGACTACCAAGCCAACAAAACATTAAGGCTGTTTGCGCTTATACGAGAAGCTAAATACTACTCTTTTCCTTCAGAAGATATAGCTAGGCTTGAATCATCGGTCAATTCTAACTTAAGTATTAGAAATGTTCAACTTAAATTACCTGATAATCCGGTTAAACAAGTTTCTGCAAAACTAATTAGCTATCAAATTTAA
- a CDS encoding hemolysin family protein: MFSMNFEILVIFLLIVANGIFAMSEIAVVSSRKARLQQLANEGNAKARAALKLAESPNNFLSTVQVGITLIGVLTGAFGGATIARNLASYLQQIPVLAPYSQAIALGIVVLTITYLSLIIGELVPKRLALNSPERIAANIAMPMRVIAVIASPAVYLLSASTDFVLRILGIGPSTEPLVTEEEIKVLIEQGTEAGTFEVAEQDMVERVFRLGDRPVSALMTPRPEIVWLDLEDSLEVNRHRIIDGGHSRFPVCQGGLDNVLGIVSVSDLLARCLSNQPLDLTVLLRQPVFVPESTRGLKVLEMFKQTGTHIALVVDEYGVIQGLVTLNDILIEIVGDVPSDDDQEEPQAVQREDGSWLLDGMLSIDEFFELFAIKEIPAEHRGSYQTLGGFVITHLGRIPKASDYFEWQGMRIEVVDMDGNRVDKVLAAPMQTYRHQETGGTGI, translated from the coding sequence ATCTTCTCCATGAACTTTGAAATTCTCGTCATTTTTCTGCTGATCGTCGCTAATGGCATATTTGCTATGTCAGAAATAGCAGTTGTCTCATCACGCAAAGCACGGTTACAACAATTGGCAAACGAAGGTAATGCTAAAGCACGAGCAGCATTAAAGCTTGCCGAGTCACCGAATAACTTTCTCTCAACTGTGCAGGTGGGAATTACACTGATTGGTGTTCTAACGGGTGCTTTTGGTGGTGCGACGATCGCTAGAAATCTCGCGAGTTATCTTCAACAAATTCCTGTGCTTGCGCCGTACAGTCAAGCGATCGCATTAGGTATCGTGGTTTTAACCATTACATATCTTTCACTGATTATCGGCGAACTTGTACCGAAGCGTCTAGCATTAAATAGCCCCGAACGAATTGCTGCAAATATTGCAATGCCTATGCGTGTGATCGCGGTGATTGCTTCTCCGGCTGTTTATCTGTTGAGTGCTTCTACTGATTTTGTCTTGCGCATCTTAGGAATTGGCCCTTCCACCGAACCGTTAGTAACTGAAGAAGAAATTAAAGTTTTAATCGAACAAGGAACTGAGGCGGGAACCTTTGAAGTGGCTGAACAAGATATGGTGGAACGTGTCTTTCGGCTGGGCGATCGCCCCGTGAGTGCATTGATGACACCTCGTCCTGAAATTGTCTGGCTTGATTTAGAAGACTCGCTAGAAGTAAATCGTCATCGAATTATTGATGGCGGTCACTCGCGCTTTCCCGTGTGTCAAGGCGGCTTAGATAACGTTTTAGGAATTGTGTCTGTGAGTGACTTACTTGCGCGCTGCTTATCAAATCAACCGCTGGATTTAACCGTTTTGTTGCGTCAGCCGGTATTTGTTCCAGAAAGTACGCGCGGTTTGAAAGTTCTGGAGATGTTTAAGCAAACTGGAACACATATCGCGCTTGTTGTTGATGAATACGGCGTGATTCAAGGATTAGTCACACTCAATGACATTTTGATTGAAATTGTCGGCGATGTTCCATCCGATGACGACCAAGAAGAACCCCAAGCCGTACAACGCGAAGATGGTTCTTGGTTACTCGATGGTATGTTATCGATTGATGAATTCTTTGAACTTTTTGCAATTAAAGAAATCCCCGCCGAACATCGCGGTAGCTATCAAACTTTAGGTGGTTTTGTCATCACCCATCTTGGACGCATTCCTAAAGCTTCTGACTATTTTGAATGGCAAGGAATGCGAATTGAGGTCGTCGATATGGACGGTAATCGCGTTGATAAAGTGCTTGCTGCGCCTATGCAAACTTATCGACATCAAGAAACGGGCGGTACGGGAATTTAA
- a CDS encoding class I SAM-dependent methyltransferase: MIKEVQEQIAYYNARSQEYDEWFYRIGRYDRGLEQNQRWFDEVDILKSALQNIGKVNSILELACGTGIWTQELLKLGARITAIDAFAEMIAINKKKLNDTKIFDYQQVDLFSWQPTTQYDLVFFSFWLSHVSPAQVDEFLTKVYRAVRPDGKVFIIDSCFDATSTAKDHFFENEKAIYQRRKLNNGQEYQIYKIYYQPNVLLDKLTQVGFQASVKQTNNYFIYAEGMKL, from the coding sequence ATGATTAAAGAAGTTCAAGAACAAATTGCTTATTACAATGCTCGCTCTCAAGAATATGATGAGTGGTTTTATCGCATTGGTCGTTACGATCGCGGCTTAGAACAGAATCAACGTTGGTTTGATGAAGTAGATATTCTTAAAAGTGCATTACAGAATATAGGCAAAGTTAATTCAATTTTAGAATTGGCGTGTGGTACAGGAATATGGACACAAGAATTACTTAAACTTGGCGCGAGGATTACAGCAATTGATGCTTTTGCTGAGATGATTGCAATCAATAAAAAGAAGTTAAATGATACTAAAATATTCGATTATCAGCAGGTAGATTTGTTTTCTTGGCAACCAACTACACAATATGATTTAGTATTTTTCTCCTTCTGGCTATCGCACGTTTCGCCTGCACAAGTTGATGAGTTTCTAACCAAGGTTTATCGGGCAGTTCGTCCTGATGGAAAAGTGTTTATTATTGACTCTTGCTTTGATGCAACTTCGACAGCAAAAGACCATTTTTTTGAAAATGAAAAGGCAATTTATCAACGGCGTAAGTTAAATAATGGGCAAGAATATCAAATCTATAAAATTTATTATCAACCCAATGTTTTATTAGATAAACTCACTCAAGTTGGCTTTCAGGCAAGTGTAAAACAAACAAACAACTATTTTATTTATGCCGAAGGAATGAAGCTATAA